AACCGCGAGTTCGAGGTCGCCGAGCGGTTCCGCCGGGAGATGAACATCAAGGCGCCGAGCGTCCTGTCGGCGGCCGGGGAGCTGAGCGGCGGCAACCAGCAGAAGGTCGTGCTGTCGAAGTGGATGTTCACCGACGCCGACGTCCTGATCCTGGACGAGCCGACCCGCGGCATCGACGTCGGCGCGAAGTACGAGATCTATTCGATCATCAACACGCTGGCCGAGCAGGGCAAGGCGGTGCTGGTGATCTCGTCCGAGCTGCCGGAGCTGATCGGGATCTGCGACCGCGTCTACGCGATGGCGGCCGGGCGGATCACCGGCGAGGTGTCGCGGGCGGACGCCACGCCCGAGCGCCTGATGCAGTACATGACCCAGACCGAGGAGGCCAGTCCATGAGCAGCGTCGCCAAGGCCGGGGAGGCCGTCTCCCCGCCGGCGGCCGGGCCGCCGAAGGGCGGGCGCGGCCTGCCGGTCAACCTGCGGCAGAGCGGCATCTACATCGCGTTCGCGATCATCGTCGCGCTGTTCGCCGTCCTGACCGACGGGCAGCTGCTGTCGCCCGGCAACATCTCGAACATCATCGTCCAGAACTCCTACATCCTGATCCTGGCGATCGGGATGATCCTGGTGATCATCGGCGGGCACATCGACCTGTCGGTGGGGTCGGTGGTGGCGCTGACCGGCGCGATCGCGGCCGTCCTGATGGTGAACCACGACGTGCCGTGGCCGCTGGCGCTGCTGCTGACCCTGCTCGCCGGCGCGGCGATCGGGGCGTGGCAGGGCTACTGGATCGCCTACTTCGGGATCCCCGCGTTCATCGTGACGCTCGGCGGGATGCTGATGTTCCGGGCGCTGACGCTGACCGTCCTCGACAACCAGCGCATCGGCCCGTTCCCCGACGACGTCCGGACGATCGCCAACGGCTTCCTGTCGGGCTACCTCGGCAACATCGGCCTCGGCGTCCTCGGCGGCGCCGACCTGTTCACGCTGCTGGTGGCGCTGGCGCTGGTCGGCGGGTTCGTCGTGCTCGGCTGGCGGCGGCGGCAGGGCCGGATCGGGTACGGGCAGCAGGTCGACCCGATCGCGGTGTTCGCGGCGAAGAACGCGCTGGCCGTCGTCGTGGTGATGTTCATCGCGGTGCAGCTCGCCCGGTTCAAGAACCTGCCGTGGGTGCTGGTCCTGCTCGGCGCGCTGGTGCTCGCCTACACGACGCTGACGAACCGGTCGGTGTTCGGGCGGCGCATCTACGCGATGGGCGGCAACCCGCTGGCGGCGCGGCTGTCCGGCGTGAACGTCAAGTCGGTGTCGTTCTGGCTGTTCGTGAACATGGGCGTGCTGTCGGCGGTCGCCGGGATCGTGTTCGCCGGGCGGCTCAACCAGGCGGGCCCGACCGCGGGCAACATGTTCGAGCTGGACGCGATCGCGGCGGCGTTCATCGGCGGCGCGGCCGTGCAGGGCGGCGTCGGCAGGGTCATCGGGGCCATCACCGGCGGCCTGATCATGGGCGTGATCAACAACGGGATGTCGCTGCTCGGCGCGCCCAGCGAGCGCGTCATGCTGATCAAGGGGCTCGTCCTGCTGGCCGCGGTGGCGTTCGACATCTGGACCAAGCGGCGCAGCGGCACGGCCCGATGAGCGGCGAACCGGTATCTTCGGGGTGACATGACCGCCACGCCACCCACGCGCCCGGGGCTGCGCGACGTCGCCCGGCTGGCCGGAGTCTCGCACCAGACCGTGTCCCGGGTGTTCAAGAACCATCCGATGGTCAGCCCCAAGACCCGGGACCGGGTCCTGGCCGCCGCGGCTCAGCTGGACTTCCGGCCGAACGCGGCGGCCAGGGCGCTGGCGACCGGACGGTCGCGCACCCTCGGCGTCGTCAGCTTCGACACCGCGCTGCACGGCCCCGCATCGATCATCGCGGCGATCGAGCGGCACGCCCGCGAGGCCGACTTCTTCACCAGCGTGGCCGGGCTGGGGTCGGCGGGCGGCGGCACGGTCGCCGGGGCGGTGGAGCGGTTCCGCGACCAGGGCGTCGACGGGCTCATCATGATCCCGGGGCACGTGCCGCCGGAGGAGGCGGTGGGGCTGCTCCCCCGCGACCTGCCGACGGTGCTGCTGGGGCCGCCCGCGGCGGTCCCGACCGTCCAGGCCGACCACTACCGCGCCCCCGGCGAGGCCACCCGCCACCTGCTGGGCCTCGGGCACCGCACCGTCCACCACCTGCCGGGACCGGCGGACTGGTCGGAGGCCACCGAGCGCACCCGCGGCTGGCGGGACGCGCTCACCGCGGCGGGCGCCGAGGTCCCCGGCTGCGCGCCGGGCGACTGGAGCGCCCGCTCCGGCTACGAGCGCGGCCGGGTGCTGGCCGCCGACCCGGACGTGACGGCGGTGTTCGCCGCCAACGACCAGATCGCGCTCGGGCTGCTGTGGGCGATCCACGAGAGCGGGCGGCGGGTGCCCGAGGACGTCAGCGTGATCGGTTTCGACGACATCCCCGAGGCCGCGTTCCTCACCCCGCCGCTCACCACCGTCCGGCAGGACTTCGCGGCGCTCGGCAGGCACTGCGTCGAGCTGCTGGTCGCCCAGCTCACCGGCCCGGGCGGCGCGCCGCCCCGGCCGTCCGGCGTGGTGCCGAGCGAGCTGGTGATCCGCCGCAGCACCGGCCCCGCTAGCCGATGACCGAGGCGATGAAGGCGCCCAGGTTCGCCCGGACGCGCGCGACCTTCTCCTCGAGGGGGACGCCGTCGTCGGGGCCGCCGCCCAGCAGGGGCTGCTTCCGGCCCCGCACGTAGAGCGAACAGGCCAGGTCGGCGCACAGGTACCGCCCGACGGTGTTGCCCTGCTTGCCGGCGTCACCGGCCCGCCGTGCGCTCATCAGCGCGACGCCGCCGCCGATGTGCGTGGTCTGGCAGAACGAGCACAGGCTGGTGGAGTTGAACCCGCGCGCCTTGCCGGGCGCGGACGCGAGCCGCAGCGAGATCCCGGTGAGCCGGTCGTCCGTCTCGGCGACCAGATGGACCCGGTCGGGGGCCTTGGGATCTCGCCAGCCGAGGAAGTCGAGATCGTCCCAGGGCGACTCCGGGAAGTCCTTGGGAAGGCTGAGACGCTTGGCTTCGCCCTTGGAACAGTTGACGAAGCAGGAGCGCAGATCGCGCTCGGTGATGGGGCGCATGAGGAGCGAGCCTAGGTCCGCGTTCGCGGCACGGGCAAAAGGTTTTGGAGCGGGTTGCCGGGCAGGTCAACGCGGCCGAGACCGCGATTCACCCCCGACGAGCGGACCCCCTGGCGCATGGAAAGGACGGCAGGGGGTCTCGGCGGGGCCGGGGTTCAGTGCTTGCGGCGGACCTTCGCCCAGGCCGCCTTGATGTAGCCGTAGGCGCGGTCGCTGACGCGTTTGGCGGCGGGGAACTCGGTGCCGAGCAGCCCGATGCCGGCGAGGATGACCACCACGCCCGGGCCGGGGATCACCAGCATCACGATGCCCGCGGCGATCACCACCGTCCCGGCGACGGCGACGGCGATCTTGCGCACCGGCCGGAGCCGCCGCGGTTCCGGGGTCGTGCCGGTCTCGGCCGGCGCGGCGGCCACGGTCTCGGCGGCGGGACGGTGCGGCGCGGTGGTGGTCACATGGCCTCCTGCGGAGCTTCGGGAACGGTCCTCGTGTCGTATGACGCACGGAATCGTCCGGATGCGCCCGATCATGCCCCGACTGTGACGAGTGCCACTCAGTGCCGGTGGTAGCGGGGGCGGGGCTTGAGCCGCGCGTTCGGCAGGACGGGCGCGGGCAGCGCGGGGCCGTCGTAGCCGGTGACGGGGGCGAAGCGGGGGTTCGCGGGGGCGTCCGCGCGCTCGCGCTCCCAGTCCGTCCGGGCCTCGACGATGTCGTCGTGCGTGCGCCCGACGAAGTTCCACCACATGACGAGGTCCTCGGCGAAGGGCTCGCCGCCCAGGAGCAGCGCGTGGGCCGGCCGGTCCGCCGCGAGGGCCAGCTCCGTGCGTCCCCGCCCGAGGTACAGCATGTCGCCCGCGGGCACCTCGCGGCCCTCGACGGTCACCGCCGCCGACAGGACGAGCACCGCGTGCTCGAAGCCGGGCGCGAGCGGCAACCGCGGCCGGGCCCCGGCGGGAAGGGCGAGCGCGGCGCCCACGAGCGGCGAGTGCACGGTGGCGGGGGACGCGACCCCGCCGAGCTCCCCGGCGAGCACGGTGACGTCGGCGCCCGGGACGTCCAGGCGGGGCAGCCCGGTGTGGAACTCGTACGCGGGCGCGGTCGTGCGGGCGGCCTCGGGGAGCGCGACCCACAGCTGGGCGCCGTGCAGCACCGGCGAATGGTCCGGCGGCGACTGCTCGGAGTGCGCGATGCCGGGGCCCGCGGTCATCAGCGACAGGTCGCCGGGCCGGACGAGGGCCCGGTTGCCCAGGCCGTCCCGGTGCAGCACCTCGCCCTCGATCAGCCACGTCACGGTCTGCAGGCCGATGTGCGGGTGCGGCGGGACCTGCATCCCGTCGCGGCCGGTGATGTCGTCCGGGCCGTAGGCGTCGGCGAAGCACCACGCGCCGACCATCCGCCGGTCCCGGTTGGGCAGGACGCGCCGCACCCGCATCGCGCGCGTCCCGCCCAGCGGGACGTCGCGCGGGTGCAGCGGTTCCAGGTCCGGTTCGGCCGCGACGGCCGCACCGGCCGAGCAGACGTCCTGTTCGACGGGTCGTTCCTCAACGTTGCTCACGAACCGCTCCCCCCATCGCCACGCCTCGGAGGCTACCGCCCCGCCCCGGGCCGGACGCCCGTCAGAGGCCGCGGACGGCGGCGATCGTGAACGGCGTCTGCGGGGTGCCGGGACCGAGCGGGCCTCCCTCGTCGAACCGGGAGCGGACGACGTACAGGGTGCCGCGGGCGCGGACGAGCGTCGTCGGGGCGTCCAGTTCGGCGTCGACGACGCGGCGCCGCAGCCACGCGGCGCGTCCGTCCGGCGAGACGCTCCAGCGGGTGATCGCGTCGCCGACGTTGTGGGCGGTGCCGTCGGGCGTGATCGCGAGGTCGTTGACGAAGCCCGGCTCGTTCCCGGGCAGGTCGAATCGTGCGAGCAGGCGGCGGGTGCGCAGGTCGTAGACGGCGACGCCCGTGTCGGAGTCGGTGACCCAGAGGCGGCCCCGCCGGCCGACCTCTAGGCCGTTGGCGGTGTCGCGGCCGTCGGCCCCGGCGGGCAGGAAGACCTCGGCGACGCGGTCGCGGCCGGACATGCGGTAGATCGTGCCGTCGCCGAAGGAGCCCGCGTACAGGACGCCGGTGCGCGGGTCGGCCGCGATGCCCTCCGGGCAGACGCGGCCGCCCGGCAGCTCGTACGCCGTGGTCCGCACGCGCGACGCTGATCGAACTTCTGGGCCGCTGCACCACGTTCCTGGACGCCGATCGCGCG
The nucleotide sequence above comes from Actinomadura algeriensis. Encoded proteins:
- the mmsB gene encoding multiple monosaccharide ABC transporter permease, with protein sequence MSSVAKAGEAVSPPAAGPPKGGRGLPVNLRQSGIYIAFAIIVALFAVLTDGQLLSPGNISNIIVQNSYILILAIGMILVIIGGHIDLSVGSVVALTGAIAAVLMVNHDVPWPLALLLTLLAGAAIGAWQGYWIAYFGIPAFIVTLGGMLMFRALTLTVLDNQRIGPFPDDVRTIANGFLSGYLGNIGLGVLGGADLFTLLVALALVGGFVVLGWRRRQGRIGYGQQVDPIAVFAAKNALAVVVVMFIAVQLARFKNLPWVLVLLGALVLAYTTLTNRSVFGRRIYAMGGNPLAARLSGVNVKSVSFWLFVNMGVLSAVAGIVFAGRLNQAGPTAGNMFELDAIAAAFIGGAAVQGGVGRVIGAITGGLIMGVINNGMSLLGAPSERVMLIKGLVLLAAVAFDIWTKRRSGTAR
- a CDS encoding FBP domain-containing protein — encoded protein: MRPITERDLRSCFVNCSKGEAKRLSLPKDFPESPWDDLDFLGWRDPKAPDRVHLVAETDDRLTGISLRLASAPGKARGFNSTSLCSFCQTTHIGGGVALMSARRAGDAGKQGNTVGRYLCADLACSLYVRGRKQPLLGGGPDDGVPLEEKVARVRANLGAFIASVIG
- a CDS encoding SMP-30/gluconolactonase/LRE family protein, translating into MRTTAYELPGGRVCPEGIAADPRTGVLYAGSFGDGTIYRMSGRDRVAEVFLPAGADGRDTANGLEVGRRGRLWVTDSDTGVAVYDLRTRRLLARFDLPGNEPGFVNDLAITPDGTAHNVGDAITRWSVSPDGRAAWLRRRVVDAELDAPTTLVRARGTLYVVRSRFDEGGPLGPGTPQTPFTIAAVRGL
- a CDS encoding PGPGW domain-containing protein, which gives rise to MTTTAPHRPAAETVAAAPAETGTTPEPRRLRPVRKIAVAVAGTVVIAAGIVMLVIPGPGVVVILAGIGLLGTEFPAAKRVSDRAYGYIKAAWAKVRRKH
- a CDS encoding pirin family protein — encoded protein: MSNVEERPVEQDVCSAGAAVAAEPDLEPLHPRDVPLGGTRAMRVRRVLPNRDRRMVGAWCFADAYGPDDITGRDGMQVPPHPHIGLQTVTWLIEGEVLHRDGLGNRALVRPGDLSLMTAGPGIAHSEQSPPDHSPVLHGAQLWVALPEAARTTAPAYEFHTGLPRLDVPGADVTVLAGELGGVASPATVHSPLVGAALALPAGARPRLPLAPGFEHAVLVLSAAVTVEGREVPAGDMLYLGRGRTELALAADRPAHALLLGGEPFAEDLVMWWNFVGRTHDDIVEARTDWERERADAPANPRFAPVTGYDGPALPAPVLPNARLKPRPRYHRH
- a CDS encoding LacI family DNA-binding transcriptional regulator is translated as MTATPPTRPGLRDVARLAGVSHQTVSRVFKNHPMVSPKTRDRVLAAAAQLDFRPNAAARALATGRSRTLGVVSFDTALHGPASIIAAIERHAREADFFTSVAGLGSAGGGTVAGAVERFRDQGVDGLIMIPGHVPPEEAVGLLPRDLPTVLLGPPAAVPTVQADHYRAPGEATRHLLGLGHRTVHHLPGPADWSEATERTRGWRDALTAAGAEVPGCAPGDWSARSGYERGRVLAADPDVTAVFAANDQIALGLLWAIHESGRRVPEDVSVIGFDDIPEAAFLTPPLTTVRQDFAALGRHCVELLVAQLTGPGGAPPRPSGVVPSELVIRRSTGPASR